The Bicyclus anynana chromosome 13, ilBicAnyn1.1, whole genome shotgun sequence region GCCCATCTATTACGGTAATAATCCAGTCATTCAGTGATATCACTGAATACCTGAAATGCTATTCATATATCGCTGCTTGATTTAGGTAGATTATCTAGTTAGGTATACTTTTCCTTCTGAAGTCAGGTTGCTACTCAAGATTTCTTGGAAATAAGTCAATATTGCTCTCAAACTCAACTCAAAACCAGGATTCATTTATTCGTTGCAgcgtaggctaaccactggacacGAGGCAGTTTTATTTCCATAGATCTATTAACTTGGTAATAGCAGTTGGATGTAACTGTAACAATTCGTGTAAATGTAACAATTCGTTGTCGCGTCGCTCGTCGCAATCAtaacaacgccatctatgagcGAGGAGTTTATACTTGAGATGGAAGTTTATGTGATCAAAAGCAAGTGTTACGTATTGCACTATTTTCCTTATTGAACTCATGGAAAATAATTCGCCAAATACATAACagatagtaggtacttacttaatatttatttactattatattttatttaaaaggagAGATACGAGATACGAGTACTACAATAGGAAGTAAAGGTAGTATTGGTATGTTGGTCGTAAATACAATTTGTATTGCTTGTGAAAGTTCATCACAAAAGAATTTAAATCTTATGTACAAGTGATATGGTCGATTGTAGGTTAAAGAAAATGACATAACTCGAATCGCGAATCTACTACGAGTAGAGTACGTAATACGTATTCGAATTAAGTCAAATGACGTCATAGATATGAAATTGAGCTTTCAAGTTTCAACCGACGGTGAAAGTCAGTAACACATCCCATTAGAAAAGTGTTAGACCACTGGGTCCAGTAACAGGAAGAAGTAAATTTTAAGGACTAAGCATAGAGGCAAGTTTCATGTCTCCGTTCTCTAATCTCAGATtagaaaattaataatcttaGACATACATAGTAAACTGTACTAAATAAGTAtatctacaaaataaatttgttgttttatatattaccaACGTgtgattatctatactaatattataaagctgaagagtttgtttgtttgtttgtttgattgaacgcgctaatctctggaactactggtccgatttgaaaaattctttcagtgttagatagcccatttaccgaggaaggctataggctatattttatccccgttttcttacgggaacgggaaccacgcgggtgaaacgcggggcgtctactagttgTAATATAAAAACCATATCTCCTCTTAATTCGCGTTGCTTGGTGTCTTACTATTCccgaatttgaatttggaataaaaCACGAAAATTTTTCCACGTTTTTTAGAAGCTCTTTCCTGcctgtaaaaataaatgaaaatacctacttattgaataaaacaaacatgCTAGAGTTTGCGTTTTCatagtttgtttaaattattttttgtttatgattACATTACTACTTACATACCAGtttatttgcactataattttgagaatttccTCAGTTCTTTTTTgtcgggcgatttcagtctctactttcattagtcaAACTCTACCTTACCTGCAAGTTTGGAAGACTGTAACATAgagttgaaattttaaataattacctaGTACCTATCTACAATGCTAATGCCATggaaagaaacaaataaaagacCTATTAGGTATttagttttaaacaaataatgccGTACCTATGCACCATCGGTAACACGATGCAGTTCAAGGTTTTTACCTGCCacagattgaaaaaaaaaaagactcgaAGCGTTCTGCTTAACGAATTCATAATATTCTGACGAAATCATCGTCGAGTGCCAACATTTCTTTCAAAAGCCAACGACCTGAAACATGCTTACGCTACTTTGAGATTGCTGTAaaatacaacgtgtcccaaaattcaacgataagcgggcgccaaaagattgacctgctcatgagcacttaaggaaaaataataaaaaaaatatacctaaattttttttttagttacaaaataaattttaaaattctttgaaaatttacaccttgtatgatattttgaactaccgcagctacaatttcttaaatatgcttaagattttttttgtatcggaacctaagtagtactactattcaccacaactcttaaaaacaccacaatgcccgcagtttttacacaaaaaaaaatcaaaatattttttttccctcaaatttttaaagatttttactttcagtctactttgactcatggtcttgcaaaaaaaagtatgaacaccgctatggcaagttattttcaaagttgacgcaactaatcaagatttcaaaatagtataataccctaggataactagtcacaaaaaaaaatatgcgtaccatttgtaaacaagaaccaaatttcttaattgttcttgttgttagtaataaattttactatgttccaaaaatgtgtttgttattttaattacacaacattaaagtaaatgttcgaattgttttccaccggcattaatacaggcacgacatcgccttaaaaacgaccgttttatttttcgcgcatatcttctagcattgatatgtgccgcagcctgagtgattttttgccgaagctcgtccaatgtcgtaatcggttttgcgtagatcctgtctttgagacaaccccaataaaagaaatccagggggtttaggtcgggtgatcggggtggccataggataggaccaagtcgcccgatccaacgccccggatactcgtggtctaggtattgtttcacaggacgagcgtagtgagctgggcaaccatcattttgataccacatattttgaaggtcgcttagggggacgtcttctagtaattcttgcaaatcattttgtaaaaagttcaaataactgtccccatctaagtttccttgtaattcaaaaggcccaatcacttttccatttaaaatgcccgtccataagttgaccttaaattgatattgggatttgtcttctctcatcaggtgcggattctcattgctccagctgtgtaggttgtgaagatttaaatagccatctttcttgcaggttgtttcatccgaccatagtactttatccaagaactgaggatcttcccgatgcttttgaagcatcactcggcaaaatgcgatccgcagtggatagtcccgtgatagtaacgtttgtacacgtctgtaatgatatgggtgtagccgatgacgttttagtattcgatgtgctgaactttttgggattcccgtagctgcttctatggcacgcactgaggtagttgaatcaatgtttatttcattgagaacttcttcatcgcattccgatctaggtcttccagcgtttcttctagctgacggcaaacgaccctccgaaaacgcttgatgcacattcataaatacccgataatctggatatctttgagcgtttgggtacctttctcgatacaatctgctagcagcgttagcattgcaccgacattctccataaatgagatgcatgttagcgtattccatcggcgtgtatggttgcggcatgataacgctaaacagtccaaaatacaccaaaagtccaattcacaaaacacaggcacagtccaaaataatgccaggtcagttcagtttgcagatcacttaagtccagtccaaaatgcaaagccaaaagtcgttagtacgagagccacgtcaattgaatacggaaagttgcgcagtaaacaaaggagcagagcgtactgacttgctgggaacaggattttctttacctgcatcattgtcattcaacaaagaacatctgtctatccctctctaacgtatacttatcgctatctttctctctctctctctctctcttatttttaaatgttatcgttcgttccattaaaattctaggaaattgcaacgtatgactcacatcattttgtgcataaagtaaaagtgatttctaggagcaaaaacattttagaaatttagttcttgtttacaaatggtacgcatattttttttttgcgactagttatcctagggtattatactattttgaaatcttgattagttgcgtcaactttgaaaataacttgccatagcggtgttcatacttttttttgcaagaccatgagtcaaagtagactgaaagtaaaaatctttaaaaatttgagggaaaaaaaatattttgatatttttttgtgtaaaaactgcgggcattgtggtgtttttaagagttgtggtgaatagtagtactacttaggttccgatacaaaaaaaatcttaagcatatttaagaaattgtagctgcggtagttcaaaatatcatacaaggtgtaaattttcaaagaattttaaaatttattttgtaactaaaaaaaaaatttaggtatattttttttattatttttccttaagtgctcatgagcaggtcaatcttttggcgcccgcttatcgttgaattttgggacacgttgtatataccTATGCATTTTATTCCACAGCAATAGAGTTTAGTTTGCAATAAACTTCGTACTACTTCATATCGTTGTTTTACGCAAATCTGAATCTTGATACATTTCTGGCTCAAGAGGGAATATGCTCATACCAAAGtaacctacctatacctatgtttttttatgacacTGACATTTTAATTGGTGCTttcttaatattaaattcaaaattgtaaACCTACTTGAGTAGGTACGTAGGTATAAATGAATGGAAACTTGTGAATACCTAAACTGTATtacgtatgtacctacttaagtacctacttggTATGGTTAGGTATTTACAAGTGAcgataaatatttttggtgGCTCATGTGATTTGAGTCATTTCGGTCCAAGGCGatgaacttttaaaattattcctttatgtacctacctatggtCATGACCTAAGTccctaataatattaataatgtaatattatagaTAGGTTTAGGTACGTACTTACTTAGCTATTATTACGGATAATCATTTAACAGTTAAACAAACTACCTATAAACTATCTGATACCTATATTTAGCGACAAGTAGTTACCTAcctaaattgtattaaataatgatAGGTATTAAACTATTTAACAGACTAGGTACTCATACCTAGGTTTTAAAAGAGGTACATGTTACTTAAAACGATAGGGAGCTAGGTAGGTACGTAATTAACATTCTAATTAAACCAAGAGCTTTTAAACTATAAACCGTCATTAGATAGGTTCCCAATGataattgtatactatagatcggttacgttcctacaaaattaccgcaaaaagtgatccgaataatagggtGCAATACTGGGCGcggcgcacacatgcataattttgtctttaattccattacatacctatttatgtacttatatatgtatgtatagtttttacacttcttgaacacgtAACTCAACATTATTATTGgcattatttctttaaataacgttcgttgtttaattatttattttattaggacaACCAGCAGCTATTACAATGTCACAAGttaataattaacatcaaaatagatatacgagtagttattgcacagctaaAAGGTTATCACATCAtacactaattaatattatgtcgatactacagttgacagaaattaatgaatgtcaaattaaacaatgcaaattaatatgtcagactacaataaaataaaagcaataaaaataaaaaacaaggcacataatatatattaaatataaaaaaagaaaattatatctaaaatatacattattaaagatattgattgttgaccacaactaacatttagttgactataaatttccttttcTGAGTGCTCttatttttcatgcgctagtaacacatctaacagtatttaatatcattgggtaTACCTATTACATCTAGCCTATACCTATCTATtccgtaggtacctacctaggtgACTATTGCAATggttttaatacatatttagtttagatacctacctatttgaATATTAGAAGTTCAAGAagtacaacaaaataataataagtatacatattcagcgaaattaaataattattatttgtatccaTTGTTTTTGAAATAAGAGTGAGCAAGGTAGATTATTCCTTTGCCTTGCTTGAACTGAAATTCAAGGTTGTATAGAGatgaagaaataataatctagtCATCTCGCTTTCACTAAAGTTACCATTAATTATGCTATTTCACAATGTGAAGTTGGCGCGAAACTTCACTTTGAACGCGCGGCCCCGCTGACGCCGCGCTCCGTTTTGGTTTTCCTTTTCCCTCCTTCATTAGGTCGCCGGTGTTTGTGAAGTGAACATTGTTAAACGTTGTGCGGAACACGTGccggatttttaaaaaattccaatttaaagtaaTCACACAGCACCAAATTTAACAATGGCAGACGCAGCCGTCGAAAAGAAGTAAGTTTAAAGTGCATAATTGAGTTATCGTTACATAGaaatagaattttatttttggcgGCTTTATAAAAACGTGATCAAAATGGCTTCCTTTTTAATATGTTTCTCAAGTTTTCCATTATAATATGAATTCCTGCGAGTGTTTTGGTgttagtaaaaattaataaacaatttataacatTTCTAACAATAGTTTTGAGTATATGTGATAGTTATTTGATGTTAGTTTACGGACGCCGATACACGCgggaaaatttcaattttaaaaagaatgttGATCAAAAGTGGTTTCTCGTTTATAAACTTATTTGAATGCACTGTTGGTTAATTAAACAAGTGTGTGGAATTAATTGGTATGTGTTTAAAGGTGTTTCGGTGCATAAATTTAACGGGAAAATTGAAAGCACGCCGGTAAGCGCGAGTGGCTTGTCCAAGATGGCGGAGGTGCGCGGCGTGCCGGCGCAGTAGCGTCACCGTCGATCGGCGCGCGCTTGTTTCAAATTCGCCGCAAGTTTTGCAACTCCACGATTACGTTATCGCTCGCGAGGGCTGAGTTGTCActgtagttatttttaaaatccgcTTCTCGAGGCGAGCAACCGCTGCTAGTAGCTCGTGTACCATTCATTTACCTTATACGAGTTAACGTTTATTTTCCACGTAACTTTCCCACAAGTATGCAGGTAGGTAATGCCTTGCGCAACAATTGCCGCCGTTTTTTGTTCCGGCACGCTTCCTTTCCATCGCCCCACTTGATAAAATAAGCTAGTTACGTATGTACTACGTTAATCAGGCTGTGAACTTTGCAAGTAGGGGGTACTTTGAATAATCCGctcagtaatttattttattacttcgcaatgttgtttttattgaaagtattaCGTTTGTTGATAGTTGCATTTAGCACAAGGTCCAGTATCAGAAACACTTGGCAGCATTTAAAGGGAAATGTCtaataagaaaatgaaaatttcgttGGATAGGTACTATTTACTAAAATCTAAATGTCTAGGTCTATCATGGGTAATGAAGGAACAGCGATTGCATATTTCAGGCATTACCGAGTTTTAGTAATATAGCAATAGTGCAAAATTTGTAGGACAGAACCTGAGACTTTCAGGTTTCTAGCAACCCTAACATTTGATCCAGTAAGGAGTAATTGTATGAAAAATTCCCACATCTAGAGCAcatagtattatatattatccaaATTTCTCTATAAGTTAACctgtatgaataataaaaaaggttATTAAAAATAGAATCTTTATATTTCTAGTGATGCCGCACCCGAAGAAGTAACCTCCACTGAGGCGGCCAAAGAGTCCCCAGTAAAGAAGTCCCCCGCCAAAAAGGCTGCAGAGCCTGCAGCTGAACCTGCAGAGAGCAACGGCAAGGCAGAGAACGGCAGTGGAGATGCACCTGAAGAGAAGGATGAAGAGGAAGCGCCTGCGGAGAATGGTGATGCCGAAGAAGACAGTAATGATGCTGTTGAGAACGGAGAAGCGACAGGTTTGTTCTTACAAAGTTACTTGCAATGGTTTCCAAATAATATAGTTTCAAGATATTTAACTCGACGAGAAGTGAGGCATGACActttttatccttttttttttaattttagtattgcttaaaaaaactgaatatGTAGCTCTTTTTGAGTTTagtattagttttgttttatacttttttgtTGATGGTTCAAAGGTGTATGAATCGTTAACACTtcgaaagatgtatgggaacgacatttgctatcaacaggtcacgtgatcaagatctgtcatttctatacatttttctagttttcgaagtgtttacaattgtagaaacagaatcgtcatgccacttggctacaggggcagcaGAGTTACAACATCAGAGTAATTCATTCAGTGTGCTGTAATGTCAGAGCGGACTAGAAGTTTGTCGCCTactatacctactttttaaGTAGATATAGTTGTGTcaaagtaatataaatttttgaaaaaataaaaataacttatatattctaatatacttttatattattttattttcaaataggtatttgactaaattaaaatacaatttatatgttataatgtataattttcatcattacAGAAAAGAAAGAAGCTGGAGTAAAGAGGAAATCAGCGCCAGCGGAAAACAATGGTGATGCACCAGAAAAGACAACGCCAGAGAAGAAAGCGAAAGTAGCGGAGGAGGCCCCGCCCGCGGAGGAGGAGGCCGCCGCCTAAGTCCCCGCAGCCCCTCGGTCCACGGCACCGCACTCATACAGTAGGGCCCAACTCCCGCTAACATATCCTATATACATATTCAAGCTGGGTTTATAGGGCACTACACTGCATATATTTAAATGTCTGACAATAGTTTTGGAGCTGAAGCCCTGTTTATATGTTTATACACATTTTAACAGACTTTACATAGTAACAATTTGAATATAAGTAAAATGGTTCTGTACAGCCAAAACACAAGCAGCGTATAAGTTGTCCTGTGAATGTAGCCTTGCACAATGCCAAAAGTCATAGTTTTTATACATTGTTAACATAtttgta contains the following coding sequences:
- the LOC112048091 gene encoding paternally-expressed gene 3 protein produces the protein MADAAVEKNDAAPEEVTSTEAAKESPVKKSPAKKAAEPAAEPAESNGKAENGSGDAPEEKDEEEAPAENGDAEEDSNDAVENGEATEKKEAGVKRKSAPAENNGDAPEKTTPEKKAKVAEEAPPAEEEAAA